A single region of the Raphanus sativus cultivar WK10039 chromosome 1, ASM80110v3, whole genome shotgun sequence genome encodes:
- the LOC108859120 gene encoding uncharacterized protein LOC108859120 isoform X1: MTMKTVWILLVCCLFVISQADQGGFDVRHHLSTVTRYSVSKDVTQNLIEGSNVPSECTPIHLNLVARHGTRSPTKKRLRELENLAGRLKELVRDAEARNLPSDKIPGWLGKWVSPWQGKVKGGELIRQGEDELYQLGIRVRERFPTLFEEDYHPDVYTIRATQIPRASASAVAFGMGLFSEKGDLGPGRNRAFAVTSENRASDTKLRFFECCQNYKSYRKAKEPAVDKLKEPVLNKITASVAKRHGLSFTKQDISSLWFLCKQEASLLNVTNQSCELFTPSEVTLLEWADDLEVFILKGYGNSLNYKMGVPLLEDVLHSMEEAIKAREENLPPGSYEKARLRFAHAETIVPFSCLLGLFLDASEFEKIQKEKPLELPPQPPKTRDFKGSTMAPFGANNMLVLYSCPAASSPKYFVQVLHNENPIALPGCDGKDFCPLEDFKAKVVTPHLKHAFNNLCNANLDDPKHKHPSSKLSFWSWLLGSSQKTEL; this comes from the exons ATGACGATGAAGACTGTTTGGATCTTACTGGTGTGTTGTTTATTCGTTATTTCACAGGCAGATCAAGGTGGTTTCGATGTTCGTCATCACTTATCCACCGTCACCAG ATACTCTGTTTCGAAAGATGTCACACAAAATTTAATTGAAGGGTCAAATGTCCCCAGCGAGTGCACACCTATCCACCTTAACCTTGTG GCTAGACACGGGACTCGTTCTCCGACCAAGAAAAGGTTGCGGGAACTGGAGAACTTGGCTGGTAGGTTAAAGGAACTGGTGAGAGACGCTGAAGCTAGGAACTTGCCTTCAGACAAGATTCCTGGTTGGTTAGGAAAATGGGTATCTCCTTGGCAAGGGAAAGTGAAAGGCGGAGAGCTGATCAGGCAAGGCGAGGATGAGTTGTACCAGCTTGGAATCAGGGTCAGGGAACGGTTTCCTACTTTGTTCGAGGAGGATTATCACCCTGACGTCTATACCATAAGAGCTACACAG ATTCCACGGGCATCTGCAAGTGCTGTGGCATTTGGAATGGGTTTATTCAGTGAGAAAGGAGATCTGGGACCAGGACGTAACAGAGCATTCGCTGTCACTAGTGAGAATCGTGCTAGTGATACCAAGCTGAGGTTTTTTGAATGTTGTCAAAACTACAAG AGTTATAGAAAAGCTAAAGAGCCTGCTGTGGATAAGCTCAAGGAACCTGTTCTGAATAAGATTACAGCTTCCGTTGCAAAGAGGCATGGTTTAAGTTTCACGAAACAGGACATTTCTTCTCTCTGGTTTCTGTGCAAGCAG gAAGCATCATTGCTTAACGTAACTAATCAAAGCTGTGAACTTTTCACGCCATCTGAG GTTACTTTGTTGGAATGGGCAGATGACTTGGAAGTGTTTATTCTCAAAGGTTATGGAAACTCCTTGAACTACAAAATGGGAGTTCCATTGCTCGAAGATGTTTTGCATTCGATGGAAGAAGCTATCAAGGCCCGTGAAG AAAATCTCCCACCAGGAAGTTACGAGAAAGCAAGACTTAGGTTCGCACATGCCGAAACAATAGTTCCCTTCTCTTGTCTTCTTGGGCTTTTCCTTGATGCATCTG AGTTTGAGAAAATACAGAAGGAGAAACCATTGGAACTCCCTCCCCAGCCTCCTAAAACCAGGGACTTTAAAGGCAGCACCATGGCTCCTTTTGGTGCGAACAACATGCTTGTCCTCTACAGTTGTCCTGCAGCTTCCTCGCCTAAGTACTTCGTCCAGGTTCTGCACAACGAGAATCCTATTGCACTTCCA GGTTGTGATGGAAAAGATTTCTGTCCTCTTGAAGATTTCAAG GCCAAAGTGGTGACCCCTCATCTCAAGCATGCTTTTAACAACCTCTGCAATGCTAATCTAGATGACCCTAAACATAAGCATCCATCAAGTAAGTTATCTTTCTGGAGCTGGTTGCTTGGGTCGAGCCAAAAAACCGAGCTCTAA
- the LOC108841963 gene encoding probable rhamnogalacturonate lyase B has product MSSVKLKLQDKGNHVVMDNGTARVTLSKPDGIVTGIEYNGIDNLLEVLNDESNRGYWDLVWGGPGTAGTFDVIKGTKFEVIMETEEQIEISFTRKWDPSQEGKAVPLNIDKRFVMLSGSSGFYTYAIYEHLKEWPAFSIAETRIAFKLRKEKFHYMAITDDRQRFMPLPDDRLPDRGQALAYPEAVLLVNPVEPQFKGEVDDKYQYSCENKDITVHGWICTEQPSVGFWLITPSHEYRTGGPQKQNLTSHVGPTSLAVFMSAHYTGEDLVPKFSEGEAWKKVFGPVFVYLNSSTDDDNDPLWLWQDAKSQMNVEVESWPYSFPASDDYVKAEQRGNVVGRLLVQDRYVDKDFMAANRGYVGLALPGAAGSWQRECKDYQFWTRTDEEGFFYINGVRPGQYNLYAWIPGFIGDYKYEDIITITPGCYMYMEDLVYQPPRNGATLWEIGFPDRSAAEFYAPDPNPKYVNKLYQNHPDRFRQYGLWERYAELYPDKDLVYVVGSSDYRKDWFYAQVTRKKDNKTYQGTTWQIKFELKNIDKDHTYTLRVAIASATFAELQVRVNDANASPLFTSGLIGRDNSIARHGIHGLYWLFNVEVAGSKLVEGENTLFLTQSRSISPFQGIMYDYIRFEAPS; this is encoded by the exons ATGTCGTCTGTTAAACTCAAGTTACAAGATAAGGGCAATCAT GTGGTGATGGATAATGGCACTGCACGTGTTACATTATCGAAGCCTGATGGAATTGTTACAGGTATCGAGTATAATGGCATTGATAACTTGCTCGAGGTTCTTAATGACGAATCCAACAGAGG gtATTGGGACCTTGTTTGGGGTGGACCAGGAACCGCTGGTACATTTGATGT AATTAAAGGAACGAAGTTTGAGGTAATAATGGAAACCGAAGAACAGATTGAGATTTCTTTCACAAGAAAATGGGATCCATCACAAGAAGGCAAAGCTGTCCCTTTGAACATTGACAAAAG ATTTGTTATGCTTAGTGGGTCGTCAGGATTCTACACTTATGCCATCTACGAGCACTTGAAAGAATGGCCTGCTTTCTCAATAGCTGAAACTCGAATTGCCTTCAAGCTCAGAAAGGAGAA GTTTCATTACATGGCAATAACTGATGATAGGCAGAGATTCATGCCATTGCCTGATGACCGGTTACCGGATAGAGGCCAAGCTCTGGCTTACCCTGAAGCTGTTCTACTTGTTAACCCTGTTGAGCCTCAATTTAAAGGAGAG GTTGATGATAAGTACCAATATTCATGCGAAAACAAAGACATTACTGTTCATGGGTGGATATGCACGGAGCAACCATCAGTCGGTTTCTGGCTCATAACTCCTAGCCATGAGTACCGAACCGGTGGACCCCAAAAACAGAACTTGACATCTCACGTTGGACCCACTTCTCTTGCT GTGTTTATGAGTGCACACTATACAGGGGAAGATTTAGTGCCAAAGTTCAGTGAAGGAGAGGCATGGAAGAAGGTGTTTGGACCGGTCTTTGTCTATTTAAACTCCTCTACTGATGATGATAATGACCCTCTTTGGCTCTGGCAAGATGCTAAATCTCAG ATGAATGTGGAAGTGGAAAGCTGGCCTTACAGTTTTCCAGCTTCTGATGATTATGTGAAAGCTGAGCAACGTGGTAATGTTGTTGGCAGACTTCTCGTTCAAGATAG GTATGTAGATAAAGATTTCATGGCAGCAAATAGAGGTTATGTTGGTTTGGCTCTGCCTGGAGCTGCTGGTTCATGGCAAAGAGAATGCAAG GATTATCAATTTTGGACAAGAACAGATGAAGAAGGATTCTTTTACATAAATGGAGTACGACCAGGACAATACAATCTCTATGCATGGATTCCTGGTTTTATTGGCGACTATAAATACGAAGACATTATCACCATCACTCCAg GTTGTTACATGtatatggaagatcttgtataTCAGCCTCCAAGAAATGGAGCAACCTTGTGGGAGATTGGCTTTCCTGATCGATCAGCCGCAGAGTTTTATGCTCCTGATCCGAATCCAAAATATGTCAACAAACTTTATCAAAATCACCCTGACAG GTTCCGACAATATGGATTATGGGAAAGATACGCAGAACTATACCCCGATAAAGACTTGGTATATGTAGTTGGCTCTAGCGACTATAGGAAAGACTGGTTTTATGCTCAAGTCACTAG AAAAAAGGATaacaaaacatatcaaggaacaACATGGCAAATCAAATTCGAGCTCAAAAACATTGATAAGGATCACACATATACTTTACGAGTAGCCATCGCATCAGCTACTTTTGCCGAACTCCAAGTACGTGTAAATGATGCGAACGCAAGCCCGTTGTTCACGAGCGGGTTGATTGGCAGAGACAACTCGATAGCAAGACATGGAATACACGGATTGTACTGGTTGTTCAACGTGGAAGTGGCTGGTTCTAAGCTTGTAGAAGGCGAGAATACATTGTTTCTTACGCAGTCAAGGTCTATAAGTCCTTTCCAAGGGATTATGTATGATTACATCCGATTCGAAGCTCCCAGCTAA
- the LOC108808918 gene encoding pentatricopeptide repeat-containing protein At1g09900 has product MDLMVSTSSVQEGLYLIKQQSHREYSSKLDVLGRTSRNVNSRVSLGSRKRNRLVLTFAAASGLNGRAQKFETLPSSGVSNNGNGHYSSANSSLALEDVESNNHLRQLVRTGELEEGFKFLENMVYHGNVPDIIPCTTLIRGFCRMGKTKRAAKVLEILEGSGAVPDVITYNVMISGYCKAGEINSALSLLDRMSVSPDVVTYNTILRSLCDGGKLKQAMEVLDRQLKRDCYPDVITYTILIEATCKESGVEEAMKLLDEMRDKGCAPDVVTYNVLVNGICKEGRLDEAIKFLNDMPSYYGCQPNVITHNIILRSMCSTGRWMDAEKLLADMLRKGFSPSVVTFNILINFLCRKGLLGRAIDVLEKMPKHGCQPNSLSYNPLLHGFCKEKKMERAVEYLERMVSRGCYPDIVTYNTMLTALCKDGKVEDAVEILNQLSSKGCSPVLITYNTVIDGLAKAGKTGKAIKLLDEMRAKDLKPDTITYSSLVGGLSREGKVDEAIKFFHEFERMGVRPNAVTFNSVMLGLCKTRQTDRAIDFLVYMINRGVKPTETSYTILIEGIAYEGMAKEALELLNELCNKGLMKRSSAEQVAGKCSSK; this is encoded by the coding sequence ATGGATTTGATGGTGTCCACAAGCAGTGTACAAGAAGGTCTTTACTTGATTAAACAACAATCTCATCGCGAGTACAGTAGTAAGCTTGATGTCCTAGGCCGCACCTCTCGTAACGTCAACTCTAGAGTCTCTCTCGGGTCACGAAAAAGGAACCGACTTGTTCTCACCTTCGCGGCGGCTTCTGGTCTCAACGGCAGAGCTCAAAAGTTCGAAACTTTACCCTCCTCTGGGGTTAGCAACAACGGTAACGGTCACTACAGCTCTGCTAATTCATCTCTCGCCTTGGAAGATGTGGAGAGCAACAACCATTTGCGTCAGCTGGTCAGAACCGGGGAGCTAGAGGAAGGTTTCAAGTTCCTCGAGAACATGGTTTACCACGGGAACGTCCCCGACATCATCCCTTGCACGACCCTGATCCGCGGCTTCTGCAGGATGGGGAAGACGAAGAGAGCCGCCAAGGTCTTGGAGATTCTCGAAGGCTCCGGCGCCGTTCCCGACGTGATAACTTACAACGTGATGATCAGCGGATACTGCAAAGCAGGGGAGATTAACAGCGCCTTGTCTCTTCTCGATAGGATGAGTGTTTCTCCTGATGTCGTCACTTACAACACGATCTTGCGTTCTCTTTGCGATGGTGGGAAGCTCAAGCAAGCCATGGAGGTTCTCGATAGGCAGCTGAAGAGAGATTGTTACCCTGATGTGATTACTTACACTATACTGATAGAAGCTACTTGCAAAGAGAGCGGTGTTGAGGAGGCGATGAAGCTTttggatgagatgagggatAAAGGGTGTGCGCCTGATGTTGTGACTTATAATGTTTTGGTGAATGGGATATGTAAAGAAGGGAGGTTGGATGAAGCAATTAAGTTCTTGAACGACATGCCGTCTTACTACGGTTGTCAGCCGAATGTGATTACGCATAACATTATACTGAGGAGTATGTGTAGTACCGGGAGGTGGATGGATGCTGAGAAGCTTCTTGCTGATATGCTGCGTAAAGGCTTTTCGCCGAGCGTTGTCACTTTCAACATCTTGATCAACTTCTTGTGCAGGAAAGGTTTGCTTGGCAGGGCGATTGATGTTTTGGAGAAGATGCCTAAGCATGGATGCCAGCCGAACTCCTTGAGTTACAACCCGTTGCTCCACGGGTTCTgcaaggagaagaagatggagagagCGGTAGAGTATTTGGAGAGGATGGTCTCTCGTGGTTGTTACCCGGATATTGTGACTTACAACACTATGCTGACGGCTTTGTGCAAAGACGGGAAAGTTGAAGATGCGGTTGAGATACTTAACCAGCTTAGTAGCAAGGGGTGTTCGCCTGTGCTGATCACTTATAATACTGTTATTGATGGGCTTGCGAAAGCAGGGAAGACAGGGAAGGCGATAAAACTGCTGGATGAGATGCGTGCGAAAGATCTGAAGCCTGACACTATCACATACTCCTCTCTTGTTGGAGGTTTGAGCAGGGAAGGGAAAGTGGACGAGGCTATTAAGTTTTTCCATGAGTTTGAGCGGATGGGTGTTAGGCCAAACGCAGTCACCTTCAACTCTGTGATGCTGGGGCTCTGCAAGACGAGGCAGACGGACCGTGCCATCGACTTCTTGGTTTATATGATCAACAGAGGGGTTAAACCGACTGAAACATCGTACACTATTCTGATAGAAGGCATAGCTTATGAAGGTATGGCAAAGGAAGCTCTGGAGCTGCTCAATGAGCTTTGTAACAAGGGACTCATGAAGAGAAGCTCGGCAGAGCAAGTTGCAGGGAAATGTAGCAGTAAGTAG
- the LOC130509837 gene encoding rhamnogalacturonate lyase B-like: MYMLSSHVYQLMTTIGYRRHLLRQGGWVVALIMFLSLFETAISQNQSSDPEATQVLQLHYQDGHVVVDNGIFQLILSNPEGFVTGVRYNGIENVLDYTGNEHDRGYWDLVWNFPGKKIKKSKGTLDRIEATKMEVITQNDDKIELSFSRTWNASLTTALPVNIDKRFVMLPNSSGFYSYAIFERLKGWPAVELDNIRLVFKLNQDKFHYMAISDERQRYMPLPEDRIPPRGKSLDYPEAVQLLDPIEPELKGEVDDKYEYSMESKDIKVHGWISTNDSVGFWQITPSNEFRSAGPLKQFLGSHVGPTNLAVFHSTHYVGAELIMSFEEGEAWKKVFGPVFIYLNSFPKGVDPLLLWNQAKNQTKIEEEKWPYKFTASTDFPSSDQRGSVTGRLLVRDRYISSEDIPANGSYVGLAAPGDVGSWQREYKSYQFWSKADEKGYFSINNVRTGRYNLYAFVPGFIGDYHNATVFDISPGTNISLGDLVYEPPRDGVTLWEIGVPDRTAAEFYIPDPNPTFTNKLYLNRSDKYRQYGLWERYAELYPDKDMVYNVDVDDYSKNWFYMQVTRKQPNGGYNGTTWEIKFKLDDKMKNFTGNFKLRIALATSNVAEMQVRVNDVSVKNPPLFTTGEIGKDNTIARHGIHGLYWLYSVDVPGASLRHGNNSIYLTQPLAKSPFQGLMYDYIRLEYPDSISHLT; encoded by the exons ATGTATATGTTGTCTTCACATGTTTACCAGCTCATGACCACCATAG GTTACCGGAGACACTTATTGAGACAGGGAGGATGGGTCGTTGCTttgatcatgttcttgtctttGTTTGAAACTGCAATCTCCCAAAACCAAAGTTCTGATCCAGAAGCAACACAAGTCTTGCAGTTACATTACCAAGATGGACAT GTGGTGGTGGACAATGGaatttttcaattaattttgtCAAATCCTGAGGGATTTGTAACCGGAGTCCGGTACAATGGTATAGAAAATGTTCTTGACTACACCGGCAATGAACATGATAGAGG TTACTGGGACTTAGTGTGGAATTTTCCAGGGAAAAAAATTAAGAAGTCCAAAGGCACATTAGACCG GATTGAAGCAACAAAGATGGAAGTGATAACGCAGAACGATGATAAGATAGAGCTATCGTTTTCAAGGACTTGGAATGCTTCTTTAACGACGGCTCTTCCTGTGAATATAGACAAGAG GTTTGTAATGCTGCCGAACTCGTCGGGGTTCTACAGTTACGCCATCTTCGAGAGGCTAAAAGGGTGGCCTGCTGTTGAGCTCGATAATATTCGATTAGTATTTAAGCTAAACCAGGACAA GTTTCATTACATGGCGATTTCAGATGAGAGGCAAAGGTACATGCCTCTACCAGAAGATCGGATTCCTCCTCGAGGTAAATCTCTTGATTATCCAGAGGCTGTTCAGCTTCTTGACCCTATCGAGCCCGAGCTTAAAGGAGAG GTGGATGATAAGTATGAATACTCAATGGAGAGTAAAGACATAAAAGTTCATGGATGGATAAGCACGAATGACTCTGTTGGTTTCTGGCAAATCACTCCCAGCAACGAGTTTCGTTCTGCTGGTCCTCTCAAGCAGTTTCTAGGCTCCCATGTCGGTCCAACCAACCTCGCG GTATTCCACAGCACTCACTATGTTGGAGCAGAACTAATCATGAGCTTTGAAGAAGGTGAAGCATGGAAGAAAGTGTTTGGACCTGTCTTTATTTATCTTAACTCTTTCCCTAAAGGAGTTGATCCTCTCTTGCTTTGGAATCAAGCCAAGAACCAG ACAAAGATTGAAGAAGAGAAATGGCCTTATAAATTCACAGCGTCAACTGACTTCCCTTCATCTGACCAAAGAGGATCTGTTACCGGCAGATTACTTGTTCGAGACCG ATACATAAGCAGTGAGGATATACCTGCGAATGGTTCCTACGTTGGTTTAGCTGCACCAGGAGATGTTGGTTCATGGCAAAGAGAATACAAA AGCTATCAGTTCTGGTCAAAGGCCGACGAGAAAGGATACTTTTCTATCAACAATGTGAGAACCGGTCGTTACAATCTCTATGCATTTGTTCCTGGATTCATCGGTGATTACCACAACGCAACCGTTTTCGACATCTCTCCAG GTACGAATATTAGCCTAGGCGACTTGGTGTATGAGCCTCCAAGAGACGGTGTAACTCTATGGGAGATCGGTGTACCAGACCGAACCGCTGCAGAGTTCTACATTCCTGATCCTAACCCGACGTTTACAAACAAACTATACCTTAACCGTTCTGATAAGTACAGACAATATGGATTATGGGAACGGTATGCAGAACTGTACCCTGATAAAGATATGGTTTACAATGTCGATGTTGATGACTACTCTAAAAACTGGTTCTACATGCAAGTTACAAG GAAGCAACCAAATGGAGGATACAACGGTACTACATGGGAAATCAAATTTAAACTCGACGATAAAATGAAAAACTTCACTGGAAATTTCAAACTAAGAATCGCTCTAGCCACATCAAACGTAGCAGAAATGCAG GTTCGTGTGAACGATGTTTCTGTGAAGAATCCACCATTGTTTACGACGGGGGAAATAGGAAAAGATAATACGATCGCAAGACATGGTATACATGGACTCTATTGGCTATACAGTGTGGATGTGCCTGGTGCTTCTCTTCGCCATGGAAATAACTCCATATATCTAACCCAACCGCTTGCCAAAAGCCCTTTTCAAGGACTCATGTACGACTATATTCGTCTCGAGTATCCTGATTCCATCAGTCACCTCACTTAG
- the LOC108859187 gene encoding probable purine permease 16 produces the protein MEEFQIPEPGRHNNTSDIRSLEHNQRKWWISVFSCGFLILAGDSLVMLLLNFYYVQDNRSENDQDQQYRGTWTQALLQNVAFPILIPLFFIFPSPKPKPETVSDQTNNRHPPFLRVILLYVSLGVLVSVYSKLYALARLYVGWGILVPAQLVLTSLFSAFINRLKFNRWIIVSILFTLAADFFCSPAFSGAPTEDESYTHGIKAWLILILPTLAFSLSLSLTQLGFEKVLAKTKRYGGNNKKMVVFRMVLEMQICVSFVATLICLAGLFASGEFKELKGDSERFKKGRTYYALSLVGLALSWQVWGVGLLGLVLLVSGLFADVVHMCASPVVALLVVLAFDFEGDEFGWQRRGALLGAVLALASYFYHLHKTKKKETAELNKRENNDNNSEEEA, from the coding sequence ATGGAGGAGTTTCAAATTCCAGAACCAGGACGTCACAACAACACGAGCGACATTCGATCCCTTGAGCACAATCAACGCAAATGGTGGATCTCTGTTTTCTCCTGCGGCTTCTTGATCTTAGCCGGAGACTCCCTCGTCATGCTTCTCTTGAACTTCTACTACGTCCAAGACAACCGTTCAGAGAATGATCAAGACCAACAGTACAGAGGAACATGGACGCAAGCTCTGCTTCAGAACGTTGCCTTCCCCATCCTGATCccactcttcttcatctttccttcaccaaaaccaaaaccggAAACAGTCTCTGATCAAACCAACAATCGCCATCCTCCCTTTCTCCGTGTTATCTTGCTGTACGTTTCTCTTGGTGTTCTTGTCTCTGTTTACAGCAAGTTGTATGCGCTGGCTAGATTATACGTAGGTTGGGGTATCTTGGTACCAGCTCAGCTGGTACTAACCTCCCTCTTCTCAGCTTTCATAAACCGTCTCAAGTTCAACAGATGGATCATCGTGTCCATACTCTTCACACTTGCGGCCGACTTCTTCTGCTCCCCTGCGTTTTCCGGAGCTCCCACCGAAGATGAATCTTATACTCACGGCATCAAGGCTTGGCTGATACTCATACTACCTACCCTCGCCTTCTCCTTGTCTCTCTCCCTAACGCAGCTCGGCTTCGAGAAAGTCTTGGCCAAGACAAAGCGGTATGGTGGTAACAACAAGAAGATGGTAGTGTTCCGGATGGTGCTGGAGATGCAAATCTGCGTTTCCTTCGTCGCCACGCTCATTTGCCTAGCGGGTCTGTTTGCTAGCGGTGAGTTCAAGGAGTTAAAAGGAGATAGCGAGAGGTTTAAGAAAGGGAGAACTTACTACGCTCTGAGTTTGGTCGGTTTAGCTCTCTCTTGGCAGGTTTGGGGGGTGGGGCTGTTAGGTCTGGTGCTCTTGGTGTCCGGTTTATTCGCTGATGTTGTGCATATGTGCGCTTCACCGGTTGTGGCTCTGCTCGTTGTGCTGGCTTTTGATTTCGAGGGTGATGAGTTTGGTTGGCAGAGAAGAGGTGCTTTGTTAGGAGCAGTCTTGGCTCTAGCTTCTTACTTCTATCACCTgcacaaaacaaagaagaaggagacggCAGAACTGAACAAAAGAGAGAACAACGACAACAACAGCGAAGAAGAAGCTTAA
- the LOC108859120 gene encoding uncharacterized protein LOC108859120 isoform X2, whose protein sequence is MTMKTVWILLVCCLFVISQADQGGFDVRHHLSTVTRYSVSKDVTQNLIEGSNVPSECTPIHLNLVARHGTRSPTKKRLRELENLAGRLKELVRDAEARNLPSDKIPGWLGKWVSPWQGKVKGGELIRQGEDELYQLGIRVRERFPTLFEEDYHPDVYTIRATQIPRASASAVAFGMGLFSEKGDLGPGRNRAFAVTSENRASDTKLRFFECCQNYKSYRKAKEPAVDKLKEPVLNKITASVAKRHGLSFTKQDISSLWFLCKQEASLLNVTNQSCELFTPSEVTLLEWADDLEVFILKGYGNSLNYKMGVPLLEDVLHSMEEAIKAREENLPPGSYEKARLRFAHAETIVPFSCLLGLFLDASEFEKIQKEKPLELPPQPPKTRDFKGSTMAPFGANNMLVLYSCPAASSPKYFVQVLHNENPIALPGCDGKDFCPLEDFKAKVVTPHLKHAFNNLCNANLDDPKHKHPSI, encoded by the exons ATGACGATGAAGACTGTTTGGATCTTACTGGTGTGTTGTTTATTCGTTATTTCACAGGCAGATCAAGGTGGTTTCGATGTTCGTCATCACTTATCCACCGTCACCAG ATACTCTGTTTCGAAAGATGTCACACAAAATTTAATTGAAGGGTCAAATGTCCCCAGCGAGTGCACACCTATCCACCTTAACCTTGTG GCTAGACACGGGACTCGTTCTCCGACCAAGAAAAGGTTGCGGGAACTGGAGAACTTGGCTGGTAGGTTAAAGGAACTGGTGAGAGACGCTGAAGCTAGGAACTTGCCTTCAGACAAGATTCCTGGTTGGTTAGGAAAATGGGTATCTCCTTGGCAAGGGAAAGTGAAAGGCGGAGAGCTGATCAGGCAAGGCGAGGATGAGTTGTACCAGCTTGGAATCAGGGTCAGGGAACGGTTTCCTACTTTGTTCGAGGAGGATTATCACCCTGACGTCTATACCATAAGAGCTACACAG ATTCCACGGGCATCTGCAAGTGCTGTGGCATTTGGAATGGGTTTATTCAGTGAGAAAGGAGATCTGGGACCAGGACGTAACAGAGCATTCGCTGTCACTAGTGAGAATCGTGCTAGTGATACCAAGCTGAGGTTTTTTGAATGTTGTCAAAACTACAAG AGTTATAGAAAAGCTAAAGAGCCTGCTGTGGATAAGCTCAAGGAACCTGTTCTGAATAAGATTACAGCTTCCGTTGCAAAGAGGCATGGTTTAAGTTTCACGAAACAGGACATTTCTTCTCTCTGGTTTCTGTGCAAGCAG gAAGCATCATTGCTTAACGTAACTAATCAAAGCTGTGAACTTTTCACGCCATCTGAG GTTACTTTGTTGGAATGGGCAGATGACTTGGAAGTGTTTATTCTCAAAGGTTATGGAAACTCCTTGAACTACAAAATGGGAGTTCCATTGCTCGAAGATGTTTTGCATTCGATGGAAGAAGCTATCAAGGCCCGTGAAG AAAATCTCCCACCAGGAAGTTACGAGAAAGCAAGACTTAGGTTCGCACATGCCGAAACAATAGTTCCCTTCTCTTGTCTTCTTGGGCTTTTCCTTGATGCATCTG AGTTTGAGAAAATACAGAAGGAGAAACCATTGGAACTCCCTCCCCAGCCTCCTAAAACCAGGGACTTTAAAGGCAGCACCATGGCTCCTTTTGGTGCGAACAACATGCTTGTCCTCTACAGTTGTCCTGCAGCTTCCTCGCCTAAGTACTTCGTCCAGGTTCTGCACAACGAGAATCCTATTGCACTTCCA GGTTGTGATGGAAAAGATTTCTGTCCTCTTGAAGATTTCAAG GCCAAAGTGGTGACCCCTCATCTCAAGCATGCTTTTAACAACCTCTGCAATGCTAATCTAGATGACCCTAAACATAAGCATCCATCAA TTTAA